A genomic segment from Microcoleus sp. FACHB-672 encodes:
- a CDS encoding dolichyl-phosphate-mannose--protein mannosyltransferase produces MTPLLKMNPKSQISKPKFLKQLTPQPVFGFWIAIAGIFLLAATLRFWRLNQFNTLVFDEVYYAKYALNYLEGVPLFDAHPPLGKYMIALGILIGSHLPFGTGAPNGFTGILLSPFSYRWLNAFVGSLLPLVVAGLAYQLSHRRSYALIAGLLTATDGLLLVESRYALINLYLVFFGFLGHWLFLLALDSRGKRRSIWLIFAGICLGASVAVKWNGLGFLLGIYLVWLAAWLPTILNLTIDVFDLDYPKFQAKLSKLKWVRVGKNQTPLQNLRRLPLWQMLLYLGMIPAVVYCLVWIPHLQINTDYGFWGVHKAILTFHKGMPNGKDVHPYCSAWYTWPFMLRPMVYLFEKARNTTELVPIYPPLPEGAGQVIYDVHAMGNPGLWWLSSSTILLLFLLLAHQVWMWLTDEKVAADRQPVNYPVNGSRWGAPTLWTPFYLVINYAANWLPWMGVTRCTFIYLYMSASVFSFLALAWVVERWLRSYQKLHRILGVTAIFAILIALVFWLPVYWGLPISQADFNHRMWFRSWI; encoded by the coding sequence ATGACGCCATTACTCAAGATGAATCCAAAGTCTCAAATCTCAAAACCAAAATTCCTGAAACAGCTAACTCCCCAGCCTGTTTTTGGGTTTTGGATAGCAATAGCCGGCATTTTTCTTTTGGCAGCGACTCTGCGGTTTTGGCGGCTAAACCAATTTAATACGTTAGTGTTTGATGAGGTTTATTATGCAAAATATGCCCTCAATTATTTAGAGGGGGTGCCGCTGTTTGATGCCCATCCGCCTTTGGGCAAATATATGATTGCCTTGGGGATTTTAATCGGTTCTCACTTGCCATTCGGAACCGGGGCACCGAACGGATTCACCGGCATTCTGCTTTCTCCGTTTAGTTATCGCTGGTTGAATGCTTTTGTTGGGTCTTTATTGCCGTTAGTGGTTGCCGGTCTTGCGTACCAACTCAGTCATCGGCGCAGTTACGCGTTAATTGCCGGCTTGCTAACTGCAACTGATGGTTTGCTGTTAGTGGAGTCTCGCTATGCCTTAATTAATTTGTATTTGGTGTTTTTTGGATTTTTGGGACACTGGTTATTCTTGTTGGCATTAGATAGTCGAGGGAAGCGGCGTTCAATTTGGTTAATTTTTGCCGGCATTTGTTTGGGCGCATCTGTTGCGGTTAAGTGGAATGGCTTAGGATTTTTACTAGGAATTTATTTAGTTTGGCTGGCTGCTTGGCTTCCGACTATTTTGAATTTAACCATTGATGTTTTCGATTTAGACTATCCGAAATTCCAAGCGAAACTCTCAAAGCTAAAATGGGTTCGCGTGGGTAAAAATCAAACGCCTCTGCAAAATTTAAGGCGATTGCCTCTCTGGCAGATGCTTTTGTATTTAGGTATGATCCCCGCAGTTGTGTATTGTTTGGTCTGGATTCCTCACTTGCAAATCAATACAGATTATGGATTTTGGGGCGTACACAAAGCAATTTTGACTTTTCACAAGGGGATGCCTAACGGGAAGGATGTCCATCCTTATTGTTCGGCCTGGTACACTTGGCCGTTCATGCTCCGACCGATGGTGTATCTTTTTGAGAAAGCTCGGAATACTACTGAGTTGGTTCCCATTTATCCTCCTTTACCTGAAGGTGCCGGCCAGGTCATTTATGATGTTCACGCAATGGGAAATCCGGGCTTGTGGTGGCTTTCAAGTTCTACAATTTTGCTGTTATTTTTACTATTAGCACATCAGGTGTGGATGTGGCTAACTGATGAAAAAGTCGCCGCAGATCGCCAACCTGTTAACTATCCGGTCAATGGCAGCCGGTGGGGTGCGCCAACATTGTGGACACCGTTTTATTTAGTTATTAATTATGCGGCAAATTGGCTGCCTTGGATGGGGGTCACTCGCTGCACTTTTATCTATCTTTATATGAGCGCTTCTGTCTTTTCATTTTTAGCACTTGCCTGGGTGGTTGAGCGCTGGCTTCGGAGTTACCAAAAGCTACATCGCATTTTGGGGGTAACCGCAATTTTTGCAATTCTAATTGCCTTAGTTTTCTGGCTGCCGGTTTATTGGGGGTTGCCGATATCGCAAGCTGATTTTAATCACCGGATGTGGTTCCGTTCTTGGATATAA
- a CDS encoding NCS2 family permease, giving the protein MSNFDANSGSQPPKQPPAAGVLGNIAKFFKFAEYQTNFRTEVLAGVTTFMTMAYILAVNPGILSNAIFVRQPGDLLGELVIATAISSAIGTLAMALIANYPFALAPGMGLNAFFAFSVVLKLGISWRVALTAVLIEGLIVIALTVSNIRSQILTAIPECLKQSTAAGIGLFLAYIALAGDPVTGGAGIIVADPVTKTALGNFNQPQTLMAIAGIAIASALVARRIKGALLWAILATALLGWILGVSPWPNGIVALPQMPVDLVGQAIIGLSGLTQSNFWDVLAVTFVFFFVDLFDTIGTLAGVGIQAGYIDKNGELPRSKEALLADALGTTIGAVLGTSCVTTYIESAAGVSEGGRTGFTAVIVAVLFALSVFFIPLLSAIPAYATTPALLIVGVLMAGNVRGIHWDDPAESIPSFLTILIMPLAFSIAEGLAIGFITYPLLKTFQGKAHEVKPAVWILAGVFVLRFVLMALKPGT; this is encoded by the coding sequence ATGAGTAATTTCGACGCAAATTCAGGATCTCAGCCTCCCAAGCAGCCGCCTGCTGCCGGTGTGCTGGGAAACATTGCCAAATTCTTCAAGTTTGCAGAATACCAGACCAATTTCCGCACAGAAGTGCTGGCTGGAGTCACGACGTTTATGACGATGGCTTATATTCTGGCAGTTAATCCAGGGATTTTGTCTAATGCCATCTTTGTGCGACAACCAGGGGATCTATTGGGGGAATTGGTAATTGCAACAGCAATCTCCTCTGCGATTGGCACCCTGGCGATGGCCTTAATTGCCAATTATCCCTTCGCCCTCGCCCCCGGCATGGGCTTGAATGCCTTTTTTGCCTTCTCTGTTGTTCTCAAACTCGGAATCAGCTGGCGCGTGGCACTGACTGCCGTGCTGATTGAAGGGCTGATTGTCATTGCCCTCACCGTCTCCAACATTCGTAGCCAAATTCTCACAGCAATTCCCGAATGCCTCAAACAATCAACAGCGGCGGGTATTGGCTTATTTCTCGCCTACATCGCCCTCGCTGGCGATCCAGTCACCGGCGGTGCCGGCATTATTGTCGCCGATCCTGTAACCAAAACTGCCTTGGGAAACTTCAATCAGCCGCAAACTCTGATGGCAATTGCCGGCATTGCGATAGCATCGGCTTTAGTGGCCCGCCGCATCAAAGGCGCACTTTTGTGGGCAATTTTGGCCACAGCTTTGCTGGGATGGATTTTGGGTGTCTCCCCTTGGCCAAATGGGATTGTCGCCTTGCCTCAGATGCCAGTAGATTTGGTGGGCCAAGCGATTATCGGGTTGAGTGGGCTAACGCAAAGCAATTTCTGGGACGTGCTAGCCGTTACCTTTGTCTTTTTCTTTGTTGACTTATTTGACACCATTGGCACTCTTGCCGGTGTGGGCATTCAAGCCGGCTACATTGATAAAAACGGTGAATTGCCCCGTTCCAAGGAAGCATTACTAGCCGATGCGCTAGGCACTACGATTGGTGCTGTTTTGGGAACTTCCTGCGTCACCACTTATATTGAATCCGCTGCCGGTGTTTCTGAAGGGGGGCGCACCGGCTTTACGGCTGTCATTGTCGCGGTATTGTTTGCCCTATCGGTGTTTTTTATTCCCTTACTTTCCGCAATTCCCGCCTATGCAACCACCCCTGCACTGCTCATTGTCGGTGTTTTGATGGCCGGCAACGTTCGGGGAATTCATTGGGATGATCCGGCAGAGTCCATTCCTTCATTTTTAACAATTTTGATTATGCCGTTGGCTTTTTCAATTGCTGAAGGATTAGCCATCGGTTTTATTACTTATCCGCTTCTCAAAACCTTTCAAGGCAAAGCCCATGAAGTCAAGCCGGCAGTTTGGATTCTAGCCGGCGTTTTTGTGTTGAGATTTGTTTTGATGGCACTTAAACCTGGAACTTAA
- a CDS encoding endonuclease/exonuclease/phosphatase family protein, producing the protein MRLKIMSLNLRYDKPDPGDLAWKVRCKAVAAMISHYAPDMIGTQEALPHQLFELLQLLPAYQCVGGDRTGRGDGEHCAIFYRTEQLRCINTGDFFLSDTPDIPGSITTEWGNPIPRMASWAVFAGNNDRRLMVFNTHLDYRSARARELGAELIFQRMSEVNSTDSLLLLTGDFNAEPATAPRETFLRQLPDGIQLLDVFVGIELEAQMTFHDFTGEGFAAVDTIYYDSRLTLQQVTADTAQWEKFWPSDHFPVIAEFTVEPV; encoded by the coding sequence ATGAGACTCAAAATCATGAGTTTGAATTTGCGCTACGACAAACCCGATCCGGGCGATCTTGCTTGGAAAGTGCGGTGCAAGGCGGTGGCAGCGATGATTTCCCACTATGCACCGGATATGATCGGTACCCAGGAAGCGTTGCCGCATCAACTGTTCGAGTTGCTACAACTGCTGCCGGCTTACCAATGTGTCGGAGGTGATCGCACCGGCAGGGGTGACGGCGAACATTGTGCTATTTTTTATCGCACTGAACAACTACGATGTATAAACACTGGTGATTTTTTTCTCAGCGATACGCCAGACATTCCAGGGAGTATCACTACAGAGTGGGGAAATCCTATCCCGCGCATGGCGAGTTGGGCGGTATTTGCCGGCAACAATGACAGACGGTTGATGGTGTTTAATACTCATTTGGATTATCGCAGTGCGCGGGCGCGGGAACTCGGTGCTGAACTGATTTTTCAGCGCATGAGCGAAGTCAATTCCACCGACTCGTTACTCTTACTCACAGGCGATTTTAATGCTGAGCCGGCTACAGCGCCGCGAGAAACATTTCTGCGTCAATTACCCGATGGGATACAGCTTCTTGATGTGTTTGTCGGCATTGAATTAGAAGCTCAAATGACGTTTCATGACTTTACCGGCGAAGGATTTGCAGCGGTTGACACGATTTATTACGATAGCCGGTTAACGTTGCAGCAAGTGACAGCAGACACTGCCCAGTGGGAGAAATTTTGGCCCTCAGATCACTTTCCCGTCATTGCAGAGTTTACCGTTGAGCCGGTTTAA
- a CDS encoding FAD-dependent hydroxylase, translated as MPLKQLIRVSEPAPELNFDYDITIVGAGIAGTTLAAGLKNSGLKVALIEAQPQAVAASRQQVYAITLLSGKIFQGLGIWDKIRANITAFSQINLSDTGTEGVVFNPSDLGRDELGYAGEHCAILPVLQEFLNDCPNVTWLCPAELVSVDYQSDFVEIEVKVAGDKDEQDAQPTSNQRIRTRLLVAADGMKSRIRNDAGIPTHGWKYWQSCITTRVKPEKPHNNIAYERFWPSGPFAILPLPGNRCNIVWTAPHEEAKALLELDDEQFLVELRRKYGDHMGRLELEGKRFMFQVQLMQSNRYVQPRLALIGDAAHCCHPVGGQGLNLGIRDAAAIAQVLQDAHKNGEDIGSLPVLQRYEGWRKTENLAILGFTDILDRLFSNNWLPVVIVRWLGLWGLRKVQPVKVFALRLMTGLLGRTPQIAQRL; from the coding sequence ATGCCGCTAAAGCAGTTAATCCGCGTATCTGAACCGGCACCTGAATTGAATTTCGACTATGACATTACAATCGTCGGTGCCGGCATTGCTGGGACAACCCTCGCTGCCGGTTTAAAAAATTCCGGGTTGAAAGTCGCCCTGATTGAAGCGCAACCGCAAGCCGTCGCCGCCTCCAGACAGCAAGTTTATGCCATTACCCTACTTTCGGGGAAAATCTTTCAAGGTTTGGGTATTTGGGACAAAATTCGCGCCAATATCACGGCTTTTTCCCAAATTAATCTCTCAGACACCGGCACAGAGGGCGTTGTTTTCAATCCCTCGGACTTAGGTAGAGACGAACTCGGATATGCCGGCGAACATTGTGCAATCCTGCCGGTGTTGCAAGAATTCCTCAACGACTGCCCCAATGTGACTTGGCTTTGTCCCGCCGAACTTGTGAGTGTGGACTACCAAAGCGATTTTGTGGAAATTGAAGTGAAGGTTGCCGGGGATAAAGATGAGCAAGATGCCCAACCCACAAGCAATCAAAGGATTCGCACGCGCTTACTCGTCGCCGCAGATGGAATGAAATCGCGCATTCGCAACGATGCCGGTATCCCTACCCACGGCTGGAAATACTGGCAATCTTGCATTACCACCCGCGTTAAACCCGAAAAACCCCACAATAATATCGCCTACGAACGCTTTTGGCCCAGCGGCCCTTTTGCCATCCTCCCCTTGCCTGGAAATCGCTGCAACATCGTCTGGACAGCGCCTCACGAAGAAGCCAAAGCTTTATTAGAACTGGATGACGAGCAGTTTCTCGTCGAACTCCGGCGCAAATATGGCGATCACATGGGGCGTTTGGAATTGGAAGGGAAGCGGTTTATGTTTCAAGTGCAATTGATGCAAAGCAATCGCTACGTTCAGCCTAGACTTGCCCTGATTGGGGATGCGGCCCATTGCTGTCATCCGGTGGGAGGTCAGGGTTTAAATTTGGGAATTCGAGATGCTGCGGCGATTGCTCAAGTCTTGCAAGATGCACACAAAAATGGGGAAGATATTGGATCATTGCCGGTTTTGCAGCGTTACGAAGGTTGGCGAAAAACAGAAAACCTCGCTATTTTGGGTTTTACCGATATTTTAGACCGACTCTTTTCTAATAATTGGTTGCCGGTGGTTATTGTGCGCTGGCTGGGTTTGTGGGGGTTGCGGAAAGTACAGCCGGTGAAAGTTTTTGCTTTGCGATTAATGACCGGCCTTTTGGGACGCACACCGCAAATCGCTCAACGTTTGTAG
- a CDS encoding cyclase family protein, producing MPEKPAFLTINYSRVIHLSHGISPQIPQWPNDPPVEFEPAAELDKDGYYLRRFSMGEHSATHINAPNSFYADGVGIDAYPAESLVVPAVAINIRTQSTTNPDYALTIADVLTWEQQHGKIFAGSVVLLYTGWLEKWLNPVAFLNEMHFPGFAGETTRFLIDERHIAGVGTDTHGVDGSDTTFATNRQVLKRRGIVLENLTNLDRLPPIGTTLVIGILRLREGSGSPAAVMAFY from the coding sequence ATGCCCGAGAAACCGGCTTTTTTAACCATCAATTACTCGCGGGTGATCCATCTGAGTCATGGGATCAGCCCGCAGATTCCCCAATGGCCCAACGATCCGCCGGTAGAATTTGAGCCGGCAGCGGAATTAGACAAAGATGGCTATTACCTGCGGCGCTTTTCAATGGGAGAGCACAGCGCCACTCATATCAACGCGCCAAACAGCTTTTACGCCGATGGTGTGGGAATCGATGCTTACCCCGCCGAGTCTTTAGTGGTGCCAGCAGTTGCGATCAATATTCGCACCCAATCTACTACCAATCCTGATTATGCGCTCACAATAGCGGATGTCCTCACTTGGGAGCAACAGCACGGTAAAATTTTTGCCGGCAGTGTAGTGCTGTTGTATACCGGCTGGCTGGAAAAGTGGTTAAATCCTGTGGCGTTTCTCAATGAAATGCACTTTCCAGGGTTTGCCGGAGAAACGACGCGCTTTTTAATCGATGAACGCCATATTGCCGGTGTGGGAACTGATACGCATGGGGTGGATGGATCGGATACCACTTTTGCCACAAACCGGCAGGTATTAAAACGCCGGGGGATTGTGTTAGAAAATCTAACGAATTTAGATCGCTTGCCTCCTATCGGCACCACTTTAGTGATTGGAATTCTGCGCTTGCGCGAAGGATCTGGATCGCCAGCGGCAGTGATGGCGTTTTATTAA
- a CDS encoding DUF3386 domain-containing protein encodes MQQSLKRQIVLWGLSVILTVVGWGFSGPAFAQSTSALDLFRTAYENRYTWDSKFPGYTATVEVKQDGETYKGQIRINSDLSIEVAGIESKDASETVSNQMRMMVTHRRSVPFKLAHGKHTFTFGETPSAGAIHIDQKGGDTPSYYEVKAEKITQVNRFTGPVLVTVDLLDSEDTPAGYLGTRYIATFKYAQTGDVLEKLEFKDTYQKIGDYYISTHQSVRSLELGQQDTTEVKSTDIHLLPASERSLKTAYRLTSYPSLQVSTFGQFFAADVDNFMQKPELSSNYPSS; translated from the coding sequence ATGCAACAATCACTAAAACGCCAAATTGTACTGTGGGGTCTGAGCGTAATTTTAACTGTTGTCGGCTGGGGATTCAGCGGGCCGGCATTCGCTCAATCAACCTCCGCGCTTGATCTGTTCCGCACCGCTTACGAAAACCGTTACACTTGGGACAGCAAATTTCCCGGTTACACGGCAACAGTAGAAGTTAAGCAAGACGGAGAAACCTATAAAGGCCAAATCCGCATCAATTCTGACCTCAGTATTGAAGTTGCCGGCATCGAAAGTAAGGACGCATCGGAGACTGTCTCTAACCAGATGCGGATGATGGTGACGCACCGCAGATCCGTTCCCTTCAAACTCGCGCATGGCAAACACACCTTTACGTTTGGCGAAACTCCTAGTGCCGGTGCAATACACATTGATCAAAAAGGTGGGGATACACCGTCTTATTACGAAGTTAAAGCGGAGAAAATCACCCAAGTCAACCGATTTACCGGGCCGGTTTTAGTTACCGTAGATTTATTAGATTCAGAAGACACACCGGCAGGCTATTTAGGAACTCGTTATATCGCCACATTCAAATATGCCCAAACCGGTGACGTGCTGGAAAAATTAGAATTCAAAGACACTTACCAAAAAATAGGAGATTACTATATCTCAACTCACCAAAGTGTTCGCAGCTTGGAACTCGGGCAGCAAGACACAACAGAAGTGAAATCAACCGATATTCACTTGCTGCCGGCATCCGAAAGATCCCTTAAAACAGCTTATCGGCTAACTTCTTATCCCAGCTTGCAAGTATCCACATTTGGCCAATTTTTTGCTGCCGATGTAGATAATTTTATGCAAAAGCCTGAGCTATCAAGCAATTATCCGTCAAGTTAA
- a CDS encoding antibiotic biosynthesis monooxygenase family protein, with amino-acid sequence MILEVAILHVKPGKAAEFEAAFTIASSIIFLIPGYISHELQRCLEVENQYILLVRWRKLEDHTVGFRQSPAYQKWRLLLHHFYEPFPTVEHYEKVASNGI; translated from the coding sequence ATGATTTTGGAAGTTGCAATCCTCCACGTTAAACCTGGAAAAGCTGCTGAATTTGAAGCAGCCTTCACGATAGCATCATCAATTATCTTTTTAATTCCTGGCTACATTAGCCATGAGCTACAGCGGTGTTTGGAAGTTGAAAACCAATACATCCTGCTAGTGCGTTGGAGAAAACTTGAAGATCACACAGTTGGTTTCCGACAATCACCGGCGTATCAAAAATGGCGTCTCCTGCTGCACCATTTTTATGAGCCATTTCCGACGGTCGAACATTACGAAAAGGTTGCAAGCAATGGAATTTAA